From the Buchnera aphidicola (Macrosiphum euphorbiae) genome, the window CTTCAGGAGAAGGAGAATATAATATTACTAAAATCATAAAAAAAACTAGAGGAACTGAAGTTACTTTATTTCTGAAGAAAGAAGAAGAAGAATTTTTAGAAATATGGCGAATTAAGAGTATAATTAGCAAATATTCTGACCATATTACTGTTCCAATACACATACAAAATTATGATGAAAAAAATAAAACATATTTTTGGGAACAAATTAATAAAGCAAAGGCATTATGGACATTAAATAAATCATCTATTACTGATAATGACTATAAAGATTTTTATAAACATCTTACTAATGATCAAAACAATCCACTTATTTGGAGTCATAACCGCGTAGAAGGAAATCAAGAATATATTAGTTTATTATATATTCCTGAAAAAGCAGCTTGGGATATCTGGAACAGAGATAATAAACATGGTTTAAAATTATATGTAAAACGCGTCTATATTATGGATAATTCTCAAGCTTTTCTTCCTAATTATTTGCGTTTTATAAGAGGTTTAGTAGATTCTAGTGATTTACCATTAAATGTTTCACGTGAAATATTACAAGATAATTCTATTACAGAAAAATTACGAAAAGCACTAATTAAACGTTCTTTAAATATGTTAGATAAATTAGCACAAGATACCAGCAAAAAATATCAAATTTTTTGGAATCAATTTGGTCTTGTTTTGAAAGAAGGACCTGCAGAAGATCATGAAAATTTAGATAAAATTGCTAATCTATTGCGTTTTTCATCTATAAAAAGCAATAGTTCTGAACAAAATATGTCTTTAAAAGAATACATATCTAACATGAACGAAAAACAAGAAAAAATATATTATATCACTGCAGATAGTTATTCATCAGCTAAAAATAGTCCTCATTTAGAATTATTCAAAAAAAATAATATTGATGTTTTATTGCTATCAGATCGAATTGATGAATGGATGATGAACTATCTTACTGAATTTTCAGGAAAAAAATTTCAATCTATTAGCAAAGAAGATTCATCATTAAATAAAATAACAAAAGAAAAAAAAATAAAAAACAATGAAGTTTCAACAGAAATGATTGAATTTTTAAAAACAGTAAAAAAAATACTTGGCGATAAAGTTAAAGATGTAAGATTAACATATCGATTAACACAAACTCCTTGTGTCCTACTTAGCGATTCTGCTGAAATGACTACACAAATGGCTAAACTGTTTTCTGCAGCAGGACAACCTGTACCAGAATTAAAATATATTTTTGAAATTAATCCAGAACATATTTTAATAAAAAAAATATCTTTAATTAGTGACGAAAATGAACTTAGTACGTGGGTTAAATTATTATTAGATCAAGCATTATTAGCTGAAAAAGGCAATCTAGAAAATCCACATAAATTTATTTCTAGAATGAATAAATTACTTCTTAAATAAAAAAACATGATTACTACTACATAATAGTAGTAATCTTAAAATTAACTGAATAGATAAGCAAGAAATAATTATGCGTATTATTTTACTAGGTGCACCTGGTACAGGCAAAGGAACACAAGGAAAATATATTGCTGAAAAATATAAAATTCCTCAAATATCTACAGGTGATATGTTACGAGAAAGTATTGACTCAAAAAATAAAATAGGGATGATGATTAAAAATATTATAGAAGAAGGTAAACTCGTTTCTGATGATATTGTATGTGAATTAATAAAAAAAAGAATTGCAAAAAAAGATTGTATAAATGGTTTTTTATTAGATGGTTTTCCAAGAACTGTTAAACAAGCTTGTTGTTTATCAAAAAACAAAATAAAAATAGATTACGTGTTAGAATTTATAATGCCACATCACTCTATATTAGAACGTATATCAGGTAGACGAATACATGTGCAATCAGGACGGATCTATCATGTAAAATTTAATCCTCCAAAAAATAAAGATAAAGATGATATAACTGGAGAACCATTAATTCAACGAAAAGATGATAAATTAGAAAGTGTTAAAAATAGATTAGAAGAATATAAAAAAACACATCATTTATTAGTAGAATACTATACCTATGAAAAAAAAATAAACAATATAAAATATTTCCAGATTAATGCTATGAATGAATTTTTATTAATAAAAGAAAAAATAGATATGATTTTAAAAAAATAATTTTTGCGTTCTACAGGATTTGAACCTGTGACCTACGGCTTAGAAGGCCGTTGCTCTATCCAACTGAGCTAAGAACGCATAAAATAATTAGATTAAAATCTAACATTAATATAATATATATGCAACTAAATTACTATTAATATTATTAATATTTTATTAAATCCAATAATACTAATATATATTATAGTAATATTTTTGTATATAATTTGTATATAATAAAAAAAATTGAGTTACTTGCCGATGTCAGCAATAATTATAGATGGTAATAAAATAGCAAAAAAAATACAATTAAATATTTTAAGAAAAGTTAATAAAAGAAAAAAAGACGGAAAAAAAATACCCGGATTAGCTATGATTTTAGTTGGAACTAATACTCCTTCACAAATCTACGTGGATAAAAAAAAAATTGCATGTAAAAATGTTGGTTTTTTTTCAGAATGTTGGAATTTTCCTGAAAATGTACATGAAAAAGAAATATTAAATCTTATTTCCAGATTAAATGAAAATAAAAATATAGATGGAATTTTAATACAATTACCGCTTCCTCAACAAATAAATCATATGAAAATTTTAAGCAGCATTACCCCTGATAAAGATGTAGATGGATTTCATCCATACAATACAGGATCTTTATGTCAAAGATCTCCAAAATTAAGAGCATGTACTCCCAAAGGCATTATCACAATGTTAAAATACAATAAAATTAAAACTCATGGACTACATGCAGTAATGGTTGGAGCCTCTAATATAGTCGGAAGACCTATGAGTTTAGAATTATTATTGGCTGGATGTACAACTACTGTAACACATCGTTTTACTAAGAATTTAAAAAATCATGTAAAAAATGCTGATTTATTAATTGTTGCAGTTGGAAAGGCAAACTTTTTAAAAGGCAGTTGGATTAAGTATGGTTCTATAGTTATAGATGTTGGAATCAATAGATTAAAAAATGGAAAAATAGTAGGCGATGTAGATTTTGAAAATGCATTTTTAAGAGCATCTTACATAACTCCTGTACCAGGAGGTGTTGGTCCTATGACGGTTGCAACATTATTACAAAATACATTAGAAGCTTGTGAAAAATATCACGATTGCTAAGTTTTTTTATTTTTACGCCATATTGTTTTATCAGGTAAATCTTCTACTATTATATCTAAAGACATTAGTTTTTCTCGTATATTATCTGCTTTTTCCCATAATTTTAATTTTCTTGCAATATTTCTTTTTTCTATTAATGACTTGATTTTTTTTAGTGTGCATGAGTTTAATGTAGTTTTTTTTTGCAAGAAATCTTCTGGTTTTTGCAATAAAAAACCTAAATTATTAGCTAAATATTTTAGTCTAAAAGCAAGTTTATCACTCTTTGATACATCTTTATTTTTGAAAAAATTAATTTTGCGTGCTATTTTAAAAAAAATAGAAAAAACTTTAGGGGTATTAAAATCATCATTCATAGCCTTATAAAATTCAAAATCAAAACTAACACCTTCTTCATTATTAGAACAGGGATTAGTATTGTACAAAGCTGTATATAAATATTGCAATGATGTATATGCTTGATCTAAGTTTTTTTCACAATAATAAATAGGATGCCGGTAATGTGTTGCAAGAAAAAAATAACGTAAAACTTCAGAATCATAATCTTTTAAAACATTTCTTAAAAAATGAACATTTCCCAATGATTTAGACATTTTTTGATTGTTTATAATCACCATACCAGTATGCATCCAAAAATTTATTATTGATTTATCATTAAAACACATAGATTGAGTTCTTTCATTTTCATGATGAGGAAAAAGAAGATCAGAGCCACCTCCATGAATATCTATAGAATTATTAAAAAAAACATTAGTTATAGCACTACATTCAATATGCCAACCAGGACGTCCTTTCCCCCATGGAGAATTCCAAGAATATTCTTCTTTATTAGAAATCTTCCAAAGTACAAAATCTAATGGATTTTTTTTCATATTATTTATGGGTATACGTAATCCAGATTTTAATAATGTTAAAGATTGACGGGATAAAGTTCCATAATTGAGATAACTATCTATAGAAAAAATAACATCACCATTTTTATTTATATATGCATGTTTCTTTTCTATTAATTCTATGATTATTTTAATAATATCATTAATATAGTTTGTAATACGAGGCTCTTCATCAGGAGGAGAAATACCTAATAAATTAAAATCTTTATGCATCTCTTTTATCATGTAGGTAGCAAAAGAATCAATTGTAGTTTTTTCTTGTATCGATTTTAAAATAATTTTATCATCAATATCAGTAATATTTCGAACATATTTTACTTGAAAACCAGAAAAACGTAAATAACGAACTATCATATCAAAAACTACAAAAGTACGTCCGTGTCCGATATGACAAAAATCATACACAGTAACACCACATACATATAGATTAATTTTATCTTTTTTAATGGGTTTAAAAATCTCTTTTTTTCCACTTAATGTATTAAAAATTTTTAACATAATGTATATCCTAAAAAAATATATTCAAAGAAAATAATATAAAATATATTATTTTCCATATTACCAATGTGCTAAACTGATTAAATCATTATTTACGAAATTTTTAAAATTAATTGTAAAATACATAATAAAAAATTAAGATTTTTAAAAATCTTATTTATTTTAAAAAAATGTTTTTTATTGTAAAAAATTGGGGATTAATAATGAAAACTAAATTACGAGAAATGTTACAATTCCCTTGTTTTTTTACTTATAAGATTATTGGTTTAGCACAACCTGAACTTATTGATCAAATAATAAAAGTTATTCAAATTCAGATTCCTGGAGATTACACACCTCAAGTAAAATCAAGTAACAGAGGAAACTATCTTTCTGTTTCAATTACAATATGTGCTAAAAATTTTGAACAAATTGAAATTTTATATCATGAAATTAGTAAAATTAATATTGTTCGAATGGTTTTATAAAAAAACTTAGAATATAAAAATATTTTGTACTAATATAGTACAGCCCTATTAAAGAGCCGTACTATAAAAAACAGACTTATACTTTTAAGATTGAAAAAATTAAATCACTTTATAAACTAATAACATTAGCAGCAGATGGTCCTTTTGCTCCTTCAGTGATTTCAAATTCAACACTTTGACCTTCTGCTAAAGTTTTAAATCCATTACTTTGTATAGCTGAAAAATGAACAAAAACATCTTTACTTCCATCTTCTGGAGTAATAAAACCAAAACCTTTGGATTCATTAAACCACTTAACATTACCTTTAATCTTGGACATCTATATTACCTTACATGAAAAAATATACTGAATTGAAAAAAGATTAATTAATAATTATTGATGATTTTGAAATTAAAAAAATCATAATATAAAAACTTTAAATTCTCAATAGATTAACATGTAAATCTACTGTTAGCTAGAAAGTAATTTATTTTTAAAAATATTCGTATAAATTTTAATAAAATTATTTTTTATATTTAATAAATACTATACTATTGATACACTAAAATAGTAATATATTTTTAAAAGTAATTTATTTTAAATATAAAAAAACCCGAAAAAAATTTCGGGTTTTTTTTGCCTGGATTTGACCTACTCTCACACGGGGAGACCCCGTACTACCATTGGCGTTATAGCATTTCACTTCTGAGTTCGGAATGGATTCAGGTGGTACCACTACACTATTTTGACCAGGCATTTTAATAAATTTTTATTTTTTAAAATACTTTAATAGAATTTTAAATTCAGTAAAACAAGCTTTTTATTAAATTTATTTTAAAAACACCTCTGGTGTTGTAAGGTTAAGCCTCTTGGGTCATTAGTACTAGTTAGCTCAACATATCACTATGCTTACACATCTAGCCTATCAACGTCGTAGTCTTCAACGTCCCTTCAGTAAACATTTCTGTTTCAGGGAAGATTCATCTTGGGGCAAGTTTCGTGCTTATATGCGTTCAGCGCTTATCTTTTCCGCATTTAGCTACCGGGCAATGCCATTGGCATGACAACCCGAACACCAGTGATGCGTCCACTTCGGTCCTCTCGTACTAGAAGCAGCCCCCCTCAATCTTCCAACGCCCACGGCAGATAGGGACCGAACTGTCTCACGACGTTCTAAACCCAGCTCGCGTACCACTTTAAATGGCGAACAGCCATACCCTTGGGACCTGCTTCAGCCCCAGGATGTGATGAGCCGACATCGAGGTGCCAAACACCGCCGTCGATATGAACTCTTGGGCGGTATCAGCCTGTTATCCCCGGAGTACCTTTTATCCGTTGAGCGATGGCCCTTCCATTCAGAACCACCGGATCACTAAGACCTGCTTTCGCACCTGCTCGCGTTATCACGCTCACAGTCAAACTGGCTTATGCCTTTGCACTAACCTCACGATGTCCGACCGTGATTAGCCAATCTTCGTACTCCTCCGTTACTCTTTGGGAGGAGACCGCCCCAGTCAAACTACCCACCAGACACTGTCTCTGTGCCGGATTACGGCACTAGGTTAGAATACCGAATTTTAAAGGGTGGTATTTCAAGTTTGGCTCCATCAAAACTAGCGTTTTGATTTCATAGCCTCCCACCTATCCTACACATTAAAATTCAGAATTCAGTGTCAAGCTATAGTAAAGGTTCACGGGGTCTTTCCGTCTTGCCGCGGATATACTGCATCTTCACAGCAAATTCAATTTCACTGAGTCCCAGGTGGAGACAGCCTGGCCATCATTACGCCATTCGTGCAGGTCGGAACTTACCCGACAAGGAATTTCGCTACCTTAGGACCGTTATAGTTACGGCCGCCGTTTACCGGGGCTTCAGTCCAGAGCTTTAAGTTTCCTTTGACTCCTTCGATTAACCTTCCGGCACCGGGCAGGCGTCACACCGTATACTTCCACTTTCGTGTTTGCACAGTGCTGTGTTTTTAATAAACAGTTGCAGCCAGCTGGTATCTTCGACTAACTTCAGCTACGAGAGTAAATCTTTTCACTTAATGTTAGCGTGCCTTCTCCCGAAGTTACGGCACTATTTTGCCTAGTTCCTTCACCTGGGTTCTCTCAAGCGCCTTAGTATTCTCTACTTAACCACCTGTGTCGGTTTAGGGTACGATTTAATTTTACCTGATGCTTAGAGGCTTTTCTTGGAAGCGTGGTATTAGTTACTTCATCACCTTAGTGATTCGTCATCATGCCTCAGATTAAAGATAACCGGATTTGCCTAATTATCATACCTACACATTTAAACCAGGATAACCGTCACCTGGATAACTTAACCTTCTTCGTCCCCACTTCGCAGTAATATTAAGCACAGGAATATTAACCTGTTGTCCATCGACTACGCTTTTCAGCCTCGCCTTAGGGGTCGGCTTACCCTGCCCCGATTAACGTTGGACAGGAAACCTTGGTTTTTCGGCGAGCAGGTTTTTCACCTGCTTTATCGTTACTCATGTCAGCATTCGCACTTCTGATACCTCCAATATATTTTACAATATATCTTCTTTGGCTTACAGAACGCTCCCCTACCCAGTAAAAAATATATTTTTACTGCCGCAGCTTCGGTGCATAGTTTGAGCCCCGTTACATCTTCCGCGCAGGCCGACTTGACCAGTGAGCTATTACGCTTTCTTTAAATGATGGCTGCTTCTAAGCCAACATCCTGGCTGTTTATGCCTTCCCACATCGTTTCCCACTTAACTATGACTTTGGGACCTTAGCTGGCGGTCTGGGTTGTTTCCCTTTCCACAACGAACGTTAGCACCCGCTGTGTGTCTCCCGTGATAACATTCTACGGTATTCGGAGTTTGCATCGGTTTGGTAAGCCGGGATGGCCCCCTAGCCGAAACAGTGCTCTACCCCCGTAGATGAGTTCACGAGGCGCTACCTAAATAGCTTTCGGGGAGAACCAGCTATCTCCCGGTTTGATTGGCCTTTCACCCCTAGCCATAGGTCATCCGCTGATTTTTCAACATCAGTCGGTTCGGTCCTCCAGTTGGTTTTACCCAACCTTCAACCTGCCCGTGGCTAGATCACCGGGTTTCGGGTCTGTACCCTGAAACTTAACGCCTATTTAGGACTCGGTTTCCCTTCGGCTCCCCTATTAGGTTAACCTTGCTACAGAGTACAAGTCGCTGACCCATTATACAAAAGGTACGCAGTCACAAATTATTTTAAAATATGCTTCCACTGCTTGTACGTACACGGTTTCAGGTTCTATTTCACTCCCCTCGCCGGGGTTCTTTTCGCCTTTCCCTTACGGTACTAGTTCACTATCGGTCAGTCAGGAGTATTTAGCCTTGGAGGATGGTCCCCCCATATTCAAACAGGATTTCTCGTGTCCCGCTCTACTTTTCGAACTCACAACATAAATTATTTCGTATACGGGGCTATCACCTTGTATCGCTGAACTTTCCAAATCATTCTACTACAATTTATGAAGCTTATAGTTCTGGGCTGTTCCCTTTTCGCTCGCCACTACTGAGGGAATCTCGGTTGATTTCTTTTCCTCAAGGTACTTAGATGTTTCAGTTCCCTTGGTTTGCTTTATTAACTTATTTAATTCAGTTAATAATGATGCATAAAGTTGCATCGGGTTTCCCCATTCGGATATCGACGGTTATTGCGCTTCATATCAGCTTACCGACGCTTTTCGCAGATTAGCACGTCCTTCTTCGCCTCTGACTGCCAA encodes:
- the cspE gene encoding transcription antiterminator/RNA stability regulator CspE, which translates into the protein MSKIKGNVKWFNESKGFGFITPEDGSKDVFVHFSAIQSNGFKTLAEGQSVEFEITEGAKGPSAANVISL
- the ybeD gene encoding DUF493 family protein YbeD, with amino-acid sequence MKTKLREMLQFPCFFTYKIIGLAQPELIDQIIKVIQIQIPGDYTPQVKSSNRGNYLSVSITICAKNFEQIEILYHEISKINIVRMVL
- the folD gene encoding bifunctional methylenetetrahydrofolate dehydrogenase/methenyltetrahydrofolate cyclohydrolase FolD, which produces MSAIIIDGNKIAKKIQLNILRKVNKRKKDGKKIPGLAMILVGTNTPSQIYVDKKKIACKNVGFFSECWNFPENVHEKEILNLISRLNENKNIDGILIQLPLPQQINHMKILSSITPDKDVDGFHPYNTGSLCQRSPKLRACTPKGIITMLKYNKIKTHGLHAVMVGASNIVGRPMSLELLLAGCTTTVTHRFTKNLKNHVKNADLLIVAVGKANFLKGSWIKYGSIVIDVGINRLKNGKIVGDVDFENAFLRASYITPVPGGVGPMTVATLLQNTLEACEKYHDC
- the adk gene encoding adenylate kinase, whose amino-acid sequence is MRIILLGAPGTGKGTQGKYIAEKYKIPQISTGDMLRESIDSKNKIGMMIKNIIEEGKLVSDDIVCELIKKRIAKKDCINGFLLDGFPRTVKQACCLSKNKIKIDYVLEFIMPHHSILERISGRRIHVQSGRIYHVKFNPPKNKDKDDITGEPLIQRKDDKLESVKNRLEEYKKTHHLLVEYYTYEKKINNIKYFQINAMNEFLLIKEKIDMILKK
- the htpG gene encoding molecular chaperone HtpG; this encodes MKTQKKEVYNFQSEVKQLLHLMIHSLYSNKEIFLRELISNSSDAIDKLRFESISSPELYENNSDLKIQISINKAQKTLTISDNGIGMTKQDAIENLGTIAKSGTKSFLQSLEKKQNKKNELIGEFGVGFYSSFIVSEKVLVRTRFAGSQSNEGTLWESSGEGEYNITKIIKKTRGTEVTLFLKKEEEEFLEIWRIKSIISKYSDHITVPIHIQNYDEKNKTYFWEQINKAKALWTLNKSSITDNDYKDFYKHLTNDQNNPLIWSHNRVEGNQEYISLLYIPEKAAWDIWNRDNKHGLKLYVKRVYIMDNSQAFLPNYLRFIRGLVDSSDLPLNVSREILQDNSITEKLRKALIKRSLNMLDKLAQDTSKKYQIFWNQFGLVLKEGPAEDHENLDKIANLLRFSSIKSNSSEQNMSLKEYISNMNEKQEKIYYITADSYSSAKNSPHLELFKKNNIDVLLLSDRIDEWMMNYLTEFSGKKFQSISKEDSSLNKITKEKKIKNNEVSTEMIEFLKTVKKILGDKVKDVRLTYRLTQTPCVLLSDSAEMTTQMAKLFSAAGQPVPELKYIFEINPEHILIKKISLISDENELSTWVKLLLDQALLAEKGNLENPHKFISRMNKLLLK
- the cysS gene encoding cysteine--tRNA ligase, which produces MLKIFNTLSGKKEIFKPIKKDKINLYVCGVTVYDFCHIGHGRTFVVFDMIVRYLRFSGFQVKYVRNITDIDDKIILKSIQEKTTIDSFATYMIKEMHKDFNLLGISPPDEEPRITNYINDIIKIIIELIEKKHAYINKNGDVIFSIDSYLNYGTLSRQSLTLLKSGLRIPINNMKKNPLDFVLWKISNKEEYSWNSPWGKGRPGWHIECSAITNVFFNNSIDIHGGGSDLLFPHHENERTQSMCFNDKSIINFWMHTGMVIINNQKMSKSLGNVHFLRNVLKDYDSEVLRYFFLATHYRHPIYYCEKNLDQAYTSLQYLYTALYNTNPCSNNEEGVSFDFEFYKAMNDDFNTPKVFSIFFKIARKINFFKNKDVSKSDKLAFRLKYLANNLGFLLQKPEDFLQKKTTLNSCTLKKIKSLIEKRNIARKLKLWEKADNIREKLMSLDIIVEDLPDKTIWRKNKKT